One Deinococcus grandis DNA window includes the following coding sequences:
- a CDS encoding MOSC domain-containing protein, protein MTPTLKLDAVCVGQPTALRVGKRDDISGIDKHPVPGRVTVGTARLDGDHIDNRKHHGGPDQAAYLYTAPDYDHWTETLGEPLRPGTLGENLVLSGLESAHLRVGDRLTVHAPGGDMVFEVTAPRIPCATLAAHMGDGTFAKQFAQARRPGAYLRVLQPGTVGAGDPVTFTPAGDGAPTIGELFDLSFGAKPGAATLEGYLRWPLAARLRKHVQEHLDDARG, encoded by the coding sequence ATGACTCCTACCCTCAAGCTGGATGCCGTGTGCGTCGGGCAGCCGACCGCCCTGCGCGTCGGGAAACGCGACGACATCAGCGGGATCGACAAGCACCCGGTGCCGGGCCGCGTGACCGTCGGCACGGCACGGCTGGATGGCGACCATATCGACAACCGCAAGCACCACGGCGGCCCGGATCAGGCGGCGTACCTGTACACCGCGCCCGACTACGACCACTGGACCGAAACGCTGGGCGAACCGCTGCGGCCCGGCACGCTGGGCGAGAACCTCGTCCTGAGCGGACTGGAGTCCGCGCACCTCCGGGTCGGCGACCGCCTGACCGTGCACGCCCCCGGCGGGGACATGGTGTTCGAGGTCACCGCGCCCCGCATTCCCTGCGCGACCCTCGCGGCCCACATGGGGGACGGCACCTTCGCCAAGCAGTTCGCGCAGGCCCGCCGGCCCGGCGCGTACCTGCGCGTCCTCCAGCCCGGCACGGTGGGCGCGGGCGACCCGGTGACCTTCACGCCCGCCGGGGACGGCGCCCCGACCATCGGCGAACTGTTCGACCTGTCGTTCGGCGCCAAGCCGGGCGCCGCCACGCTGGAAGGGTACCTGCGCTGGCCGCTGGCCGCCCGACTGCGCAAGCACGTGCAGGAACACCTGGACGACGCGCGGGGCTGA
- the nadC gene encoding carboxylating nicotinate-nucleotide diphosphorylase, which yields MLSLDERLRAALAEDIGRGDATTLATIPAAQQARAEFLLKEAGVLSGLEVATRVFALVDPAVTVTWTARDGEARGRGPIGTVQGAARSLLTGERLALNLMQRLSGVATQTRRHVDALGESRTRLLDTRKTTPLWRDLEKQAVRHGGGFNHRAGLDDGILIKDNHVAAAGSITVAIRRARDAAYLLKVECEVPDLAGLEEALRAGADRVLLDNMSDDLLAQAVAVRDRLAPHVTLEASGNMTPARLPAVAASGVDFVSAGGLTHSAPALDISLNFIPLPEDPQ from the coding sequence GCCTGCGCGCCGCGCTGGCCGAGGACATCGGCCGGGGCGACGCCACGACCCTCGCCACCATTCCCGCTGCGCAGCAGGCCCGCGCCGAGTTCCTGCTCAAGGAGGCCGGGGTGCTCAGCGGCCTGGAGGTCGCCACGCGCGTGTTCGCGCTGGTGGATCCGGCCGTGACCGTCACCTGGACCGCCCGCGACGGCGAGGCGCGCGGGCGTGGCCCGATCGGGACGGTGCAGGGCGCGGCCCGCAGCCTCCTGACCGGCGAGCGGCTGGCGCTGAACCTCATGCAGCGCCTGTCGGGCGTGGCGACCCAGACGCGCCGTCACGTGGACGCCCTGGGTGAGTCACGCACGCGCCTGCTCGACACGCGCAAGACCACGCCGCTGTGGCGTGACCTGGAAAAACAGGCGGTTCGGCACGGGGGCGGCTTCAACCACCGCGCGGGCCTGGACGACGGCATCCTGATCAAGGACAACCACGTCGCGGCCGCCGGGAGCATCACCGTGGCGATCCGCCGCGCGCGGGACGCCGCGTACCTCCTGAAGGTCGAGTGCGAGGTGCCGGACCTCGCCGGGCTGGAGGAAGCCCTGCGCGCCGGGGCGGACCGGGTGCTGCTGGACAACATGAGTGACGACCTGCTCGCGCAGGCGGTCGCGGTCCGGGACCGCCTCGCGCCGCACGTCACGCTGGAGGCCAGCGGGAACATGACCCCCGCGCGCCTGCCTGCCGTGGCGGCCAGCGGCGTGGATTTCGTGAGCGCCGGGGGCCTGACCCATTCCGCGCCCGCGCTGGACATCAGCCTGAACTTCATTCCCCTGCCCGAGGACCCACAATGA
- the nadA gene encoding quinolinate synthase NadA, translating to MTDPNVNPVVPRPQTPHRDLLQLEVLPDEAQLRADIKRLRKERNAVIIAHNYQRPEVQQIADFVGDSLGLSRQAANTDADVIVFAGVHFMAETAAILNPEKTVLLPDLRAGCSLADTVTAQGIRDWKAQNPGGLVVTYVNTTADVKAESDYCVTSGNAVQVVQSLPEGVPVLFAPDRFLAAHVIRETGRAMDVWDGACHVHEAIRPEDVQGQQAAYPDAELLIHPECGCSSKILGAIPELQLYSTEGMIHRAKASPAQEFIVVTETGMVTRLEHDVPDKTFIPVSRTACCEYMKMITLENIRDALVNLEPRVTVPADIRALALKPIERMLAIG from the coding sequence ATGACTGACCCGAACGTGAATCCCGTCGTTCCCCGCCCCCAGACCCCGCACCGCGACCTGCTGCAACTGGAGGTCCTGCCCGACGAGGCGCAGCTCCGCGCGGACATCAAGCGGCTGCGCAAGGAACGCAACGCGGTGATCATCGCGCACAACTACCAGCGGCCCGAGGTGCAACAGATCGCCGACTTCGTGGGGGACTCGCTGGGCCTCTCCCGGCAGGCGGCGAATACCGACGCGGACGTGATCGTGTTCGCGGGCGTGCACTTCATGGCGGAAACCGCCGCGATCCTCAACCCGGAAAAGACCGTGCTGCTGCCCGACCTGCGCGCCGGATGCTCGCTGGCGGACACCGTGACCGCGCAGGGCATCCGCGACTGGAAGGCGCAGAACCCCGGCGGGCTGGTCGTGACCTACGTGAACACCACCGCCGACGTGAAGGCCGAGAGCGACTACTGCGTCACCAGCGGCAACGCCGTGCAGGTCGTGCAGAGCCTCCCTGAAGGCGTGCCCGTCCTGTTCGCCCCGGACCGCTTCCTGGCCGCGCACGTGATCCGCGAGACGGGCCGCGCCATGGACGTCTGGGACGGCGCGTGCCACGTGCACGAAGCGATCCGCCCCGAGGACGTGCAGGGCCAGCAGGCGGCGTACCCGGACGCGGAACTCCTCATCCACCCCGAGTGCGGCTGCTCCAGCAAGATCCTCGGCGCCATTCCCGAGTTGCAGCTGTACTCCACCGAGGGCATGATCCACCGCGCCAAGGCCAGCCCCGCGCAGGAATTCATCGTCGTCACCGAGACCGGCATGGTCACCCGCCTGGAACACGACGTGCCCGACAAGACCTTCATTCCCGTCAGCCGCACCGCCTGCTGCGAGTACATGAAGATGATCACCCTGGAGAACATCCGCGACGCCCTGGTGAACCTGGAACCGCGCGTGACCGTCCCGGCGGACATCCGCGCGCTGGCCCTGAAACCCATCGAGCGCATGCTCGCCATCGGGTAA